In Sphingobacteriaceae bacterium, the following are encoded in one genomic region:
- the rplO gene encoding 50S ribosomal protein L15: MKLSGLKPAKGSVKSNFRRGRGQGSGGGGTATRGHKGAQSRSGYSRKRGFEGGQMPLQRRLPKFGFKNINRIEYRAINLDAIQKLVDNIKVSEITAEVLIKNGLAGKNDLVKIMGRGELKSKVDFKVHAYTASAKKAIEEKGGSATEVKK; this comes from the coding sequence ATGAAATTAAGTGGATTAAAACCGGCAAAAGGATCAGTAAAGTCAAACTTCCGTCGTGGTCGCGGTCAGGGTTCCGGTGGTGGTGGTACTGCTACAAGAGGACATAAAGGTGCGCAATCAAGATCGGGATATTCTCGTAAGCGCGGTTTTGAAGGAGGTCAAATGCCTTTACAGCGTCGTTTACCTAAGTTCGGTTTCAAGAATATTAATCGTATTGAATACAGAGCTATTAATTTGGATGCGATTCAAAAATTGGTAGATAATATCAAAGTTTCCGAAATAACTGCCGAAGTGTTAATTAAAAACGGATTGGCCGGAAAAAATGATTTAGTGAAAATAATGGGTAGAGGCGAGCTAAAATCTAAGGTAGATTTTAAAGTACATGCTTACACAGCCTCAGCAAAAAAAGCAATTGAAGAAAAAGGTGGCTCAGCTACCGAGGTAAAAAAGTAA
- the rpmD gene encoding 50S ribosomal protein L30 produces MGKVKITLVKGKSKRSPIQRATLTALGLNKTNSFSEKEINPAIQGMINKVKHLLKVESI; encoded by the coding sequence ATGGGAAAAGTGAAGATTACATTAGTTAAAGGAAAATCAAAACGCAGTCCGATTCAAAGAGCTACGTTAACTGCGCTTGGTTTAAATAAAACCAACAGCTTCTCTGAAAAAGAAATTAATCCTGCTATACAAGGCATGATCAATAAAGTAAAACACCTTTTAAAGGTAGAAAGTATTTAA
- the rpsE gene encoding 30S ribosomal protein S5 — MSKEVVKRVKSSDIELKDKLVAIQRVTKVTKGGRHFSFAAIVVVGNEKGVIGQGLGKANEVTDAITKGIEDAKKSLVKVAVLNGTVPHPQEGKFGGARVFLKPAAHGTGVIAGGAMRAVLESVGVTDVLAKSKGSSNPHNVVKATLDALMKMRDPITIAQQRGIKLDRVFNG, encoded by the coding sequence ATGTCAAAAGAAGTAGTAAAACGCGTTAAATCAAGCGACATTGAGTTAAAAGATAAATTAGTTGCCATTCAACGTGTAACTAAAGTAACTAAAGGTGGCCGACACTTCAGCTTTGCAGCTATTGTGGTTGTAGGAAATGAAAAAGGTGTTATTGGTCAAGGTTTAGGTAAAGCAAATGAAGTTACTGATGCGATTACCAAAGGAATTGAAGATGCCAAGAAAAGCCTTGTAAAAGTGGCTGTGTTAAATGGAACGGTTCCTCATCCTCAGGAAGGAAAGTTCGGCGGTGCGCGCGTATTTTTAAAGCCCGCTGCTCATGGTACAGGTGTAATTGCAGGTGGTGCAATGCGTGCAGTATTAGAAAGCGTTGGAGTTACGGATGTATTAGCAAAATCAAAAGGGTCAAGTAATCCACACAATGTTGTAAAGGCTACTTTAGATGCTTTGATGAAAATGAGAGATCCTATAACAATTGCTCAACAACGCGGTATTAAATTAGACAGAGTATTTAACGGTTAA
- a CDS encoding 50S ribosomal protein L18, with amino-acid sequence MAQKKENRRQRIKLKIRKRIKGDTNTPRLNVFRSNSEIYAQLVDDRAGKTLLAVGSIDKSIQAAKVNKSEKAKLVGKAIAEKAVASGITAVVFDRNGFLYHGRIKSLAEGAREAGLKF; translated from the coding sequence ATGGCACAGAAAAAAGAAAATAGAAGACAAAGAATTAAACTAAAAATACGTAAGCGTATTAAAGGTGATACAAACACACCGCGATTAAACGTATTTCGTAGTAATTCTGAAATATACGCTCAATTGGTTGACGATAGAGCCGGTAAAACTTTATTAGCAGTTGGTTCAATTGATAAATCAATACAAGCTGCAAAAGTAAATAAATCGGAAAAAGCAAAACTTGTTGGTAAAGCTATAGCTGAAAAAGCAGTGGCTAGTGGAATTACAGCGGTTGTATTTGACCGAAATGGATTTCTTTATCATGGTAGAATTAAATCGTTAGCAGAAGGTGCTCGCGAAGCAGGATTAAAATTTTAA
- the rplF gene encoding 50S ribosomal protein L6 has product MSRIGKAPVVIPKGVEVTIANGIVTVKGPKGTLTQKVDSDITVTIDNGQVLVSRPTDQKRHRSLHGLYRSLIAGMVTGVSDGYKTVQELVGVGYRAVTKGQLLELSLGYSHNITFELPKEIKVTTTAEKGANPTVILECADKQLIGMVAAKIRSLRKPEPYKGKGIKFAGEVLRRKAGKSAAKK; this is encoded by the coding sequence ATGTCACGAATAGGAAAAGCCCCGGTAGTTATACCAAAAGGAGTTGAAGTTACGATAGCCAATGGAATTGTAACCGTAAAAGGACCAAAAGGTACTTTAACTCAAAAAGTAGATTCAGATATTACAGTTACTATAGATAATGGTCAGGTTTTAGTTAGCCGTCCAACCGATCAAAAACGTCATCGTTCTTTGCACGGATTATATCGTTCTCTTATCGCAGGTATGGTTACCGGTGTAAGCGATGGGTATAAAACAGTTCAGGAATTAGTAGGTGTGGGTTACCGTGCTGTTACCAAAGGTCAGTTGTTAGAACTTTCTTTAGGATACTCGCATAACATAACATTTGAATTACCTAAGGAAATTAAAGTAACTACTACGGCTGAAAAAGGTGCTAATCCTACAGTAATTTTAGAATGTGCTGATAAACAGTTAATCGGAATGGTAGCTGCTAAAATCAGAAGCTTACGTAAGCCAGAACCATACAAAGGTAAAGGTATTAAGTTTGCAGGTGAAGTATTACGTAGAAAAGCAGGTAAGTCTGCAGCTAAAAAATAA
- the rpsH gene encoding 30S ribosomal protein S8: MTDSISDYLTRVRNAIRANHRVVEVPASNLKKEITKILFEKGYILNYKFEPSENKQGSIKIALKYHPVTKQPAIRTLDRVSSPGLRKYAGAGDIPRVLNGLGIAIVSTSKGVITDKEAKKLNVGGEVLCYIS; this comes from the coding sequence ATGACAGATTCAATATCAGACTACCTTACGCGTGTGCGTAATGCCATCAGAGCAAATCACAGGGTAGTAGAAGTTCCGGCTTCTAATTTAAAAAAAGAAATCACTAAGATTCTTTTCGAAAAAGGTTACATCCTTAACTACAAATTCGAACCAAGCGAGAATAAACAAGGCTCAATTAAAATTGCCTTGAAATATCATCCGGTTACAAAACAACCGGCTATTCGCACGCTTGATAGAGTGTCATCTCCCGGATTGCGTAAGTATGCCGGTGCTGGTGATATTCCTAGAGTTTTAAATGGTTTAGGAATTGCCATTGTTTCAACTTCAAAAGGCGTAATCACCGATAAAGAAGCAAAAAAGCTTAATGTGGGTGGTGAAGTTTTATGTTACATTTCATAA
- the rpsN gene encoding 30S ribosomal protein S14, which yields MAKESMKAREVKRAKLVAKYAAKREQLKKDGNWEELQKLPRNSSKVRMRNRCKITGRPRGYMSTFGISRNTFRDMALFGLIPGVTKASW from the coding sequence ATGGCTAAAGAATCAATGAAAGCCCGCGAAGTAAAAAGGGCTAAACTTGTTGCAAAATACGCTGCAAAGCGCGAACAATTGAAAAAGGATGGTAACTGGGAAGAACTTCAGAAGTTACCACGTAATTCAAGCAAGGTGCGTATGCGTAATCGTTGCAAAATTACCGGCAGACCAAGAGGGTACATGAGTACTTTTGGTATTAGTCGTAATACTTTCCGTGATATGGCACTTTTTGGGCTAATCCCGGGGGTTACAAAAGCAAGTTGGTAA
- the rplE gene encoding 50S ribosomal protein L5, with the protein MATTTYQPRLKEKYRGEIVQNLKKQFQYSTVMQVPKLEKICINQGIGDAVSDKKLIESAVKEMTTITGQKAVPTMSTKDISNFKLRKGVAIGVRVTLRGDKMYEFLDRLIASALPRIRDFKGVNDKGFDGRGNYTLGVTEQIIFPEIDIDKVSKIQGMDITFVTSAGTDKEAHALLTEFGIPFKRKENNG; encoded by the coding sequence ATGGCAACAACAACTTACCAACCTCGTTTAAAAGAAAAATACAGAGGAGAAATAGTTCAAAACCTGAAAAAACAATTTCAGTATTCAACTGTAATGCAGGTTCCTAAATTGGAAAAAATTTGCATCAATCAAGGAATTGGAGATGCGGTTTCCGATAAGAAATTAATAGAGTCCGCGGTGAAAGAAATGACCACAATTACCGGTCAAAAAGCGGTTCCTACAATGTCTACAAAAGATATTTCAAACTTTAAATTACGTAAAGGCGTTGCTATTGGTGTACGCGTTACATTAAGAGGCGATAAAATGTACGAATTTTTAGATCGTTTAATTGCTTCTGCTTTGCCACGTATTCGTGATTTTAAAGGGGTAAATGATAAAGGATTTGATGGGCGAGGTAACTATACTTTAGGTGTAACCGAGCAAATTATTTTTCCTGAAATCGACATCGATAAAGTGAGCAAAATTCAGGGTATGGATATTACTTTCGTAACATCTGCCGGAACGGATAAAGAAGCTCATGCATTACTAACAGAATTTGGAATTCCATTTAAAAGAAAAGAAAATAATGGCTAA
- the rplX gene encoding 50S ribosomal protein L24 has product MSKIKLKKGDTVKVISGESKGSSGKIIFIDTKTQRVIVEGVNMISKSEKPNAKNTNGGIVKKEGAIHISNLMFVEGGKGIRIGKKIDEKTGKLIRISRKTKEAIK; this is encoded by the coding sequence ATGTCAAAAATTAAATTAAAAAAAGGCGATACCGTAAAAGTAATCTCTGGGGAGTCAAAAGGCTCGTCCGGAAAAATTATTTTTATCGATACAAAAACGCAGCGTGTAATTGTAGAAGGTGTAAACATGATTAGCAAAAGTGAGAAACCTAACGCAAAAAATACAAATGGCGGAATTGTAAAAAAAGAAGGTGCAATTCATATTTCTAACCTAATGTTTGTAGAAGGTGGAAAAGGAATCCGCATAGGCAAAAAAATTGATGAAAAAACGGGCAAACTAATTCGTATTTCACGTAAAACTAAGGAGGCAATTAAATAA
- the rplN gene encoding 50S ribosomal protein L14, translating to MIQNESRLAVADNSGAKEVLVIRVLGGTRKRYASIGDKVVVTVKHALPSGNIKKGTVSKAVIVRTRKEISRQDGSYIRFDDNAVVLLNATDEIRGTRIFGPVARELRDKQFMKIISLAPEVL from the coding sequence ATGATACAGAACGAATCAAGATTAGCAGTAGCAGATAACAGCGGAGCTAAAGAAGTGTTGGTTATTCGTGTTTTAGGCGGAACCCGCAAGCGTTATGCTTCAATTGGAGATAAAGTTGTTGTAACCGTTAAACATGCATTACCAAGTGGTAACATAAAAAAAGGTACAGTAAGCAAGGCTGTAATTGTGAGAACAAGAAAGGAAATCAGTCGTCAGGATGGATCTTATATTCGTTTTGATGATAATGCAGTGGTGTTGTTAAATGCAACTGACGAAATTAGAGGAACGCGTATTTTCGGTCCTGTTGCTCGTGAATTACGTGATAAACAGTTTATGAAAATTATATCACTTGCTCCTGAAGTATTGTAA
- the rpsQ gene encoding 30S ribosomal protein S17, translating to MENTARNLRKEKIGIVTSNKMNKSIVVAVMRKVKHPKYGKFVNHTSTFVAHDEKNECSIGDTVRIMETRPLSKTKNWRLIEVVEKVK from the coding sequence ATGGAAAACACAGCAAGAAATTTAAGAAAAGAAAAAATTGGGATTGTTACCAGTAACAAGATGAACAAAAGCATCGTTGTTGCAGTTATGCGTAAGGTTAAACATCCTAAGTACGGTAAATTCGTTAATCACACCAGCACATTCGTTGCTCATGATGAGAAAAATGAATGTAGTATTGGTGATACAGTTCGCATAATGGAAACTCGTCCATTAAGTAAAACAAAAAACTGGAGATTAATTGAAGTAGTTGAAAAGGTTAAATAA
- the rpmC gene encoding 50S ribosomal protein L29: MKNKEIAGLSDQELNDKIVSEKAGLNKLKVNHAVSPIENPLTIRLNRKTIARLKTEETKRKKNTATSKK, encoded by the coding sequence ATGAAAAACAAAGAAATAGCAGGCTTATCAGATCAAGAATTAAATGATAAAATCGTAAGCGAAAAAGCAGGTTTAAATAAATTAAAAGTAAATCATGCGGTTTCTCCTATTGAGAACCCGTTAACTATTCGTTTAAATCGTAAAACTATTGCACGCTTAAAGACTGAAGAAACTAAGCGTAAAAAAAATACTGCTACATCAAAAAAATAA